CTTCGCCAAACGGATTCCTCCTTCTGTTTCTGGGATTATTCGCGGCGCGTCAACTGTGCCCCTGAGCCCCGGCCAACAGCCTTTACTGGCTGGCACTGGCCGGCTTCTCGCCCGTAGCGCGGCGTGGCAAACTGACGAGGCTGCCGTCTTTGCGGAGCAGGGTCAGGGAGGTAATGGCGCCGCTGGCGTCGGGCTGAAACTCGAAGCGCAGCTCTTCATCCACCACGAAGGTGTGCGGGCCCAGGGGCGTCAGGGCCACGGGGTAGCCCCGGTCGAGGCGGAAGAGGCGGCCCTGCTCCCGCACGATCTGCTCGAAATCAAAGCTGCCCACGTAGCGTTCAGCGGCAACCGGGTCGAGCGGGGCTGGGCGGTACAGGGCCCGCGCCGTTTCCAGGTCCCAGGTTAGCCGCTGCTTAGCTTCGGGGGTGGGAGCTTGTTCGATCAGGCGCTTCAGGGCTTCCAAATGGGCGGTTTCCAGGGCGTGAGTGGCTTTTACGGGGATGTCGGGCGGCACACCCACGCCTTCCCAGTTGGCCTTGGTCACCGCATTTTCGACGTGGGCAAAGGGAATGCGCAGCAGCAGCCGCTCGTTGACGGCCTTGCCCCCGACCGGGTTGGCCCCGCCCCGGGTGGTTTCGCCAACCGTAAGGCCGCGCTTCAACGCTTTCAGCTCGTAGGCCACCGCCTCGGCCGCCGAAAACGTGCGGGAACTGGTCAGCACGTACACGGGAGCCTGCTGCAACTTGCTTGGCACGCGCAGCAGCGTATCGGCACGCAGTTGGTTGCTGGCCGAATCGAGTTTCAGACGCCGCAGCCGGACTTGCACGGGCTGGCTGTACTCGTGCTCCACGTAGTCGCGGCTTACGATGTCATTCAGGTGCACAGGTTTGGGGAAGAAGTAGCCCAGCAGCAGGTCTTTGAGCAGACTGCCGCCCCCGTTCTGGCGAAAGTCCAGAATCACGGCGTCGCAGCCACTCAGGTAGGTCATGGCCCCGACGACTTGGTGGGCAGCCACGCTCTCGTCGGGAAAGGCGCGCACTTCCAGGTAGCCCACGTTGCCGGGCAGAATATCGACGCGGTAAAAGCCCTTGACGTTGATACCGCTTGGCCGGGGCGCGGCTGTAGCAGGCCGCGGCGCCTGCACCCGCCAGCCCACGTGCTGGTCGGGGCAGACGGTGCGCATGTCGGCCGTGAGGCGGGTAGCCAACGCGTGAATGTCGGTAATGGCGTCGTAGCGGCCCTTCTGCAGGTTGCGCAGCAGCAGCTGACTGGTTTTGCGCGCCACGGCCGGATAGATGTACTCCTGCTCGAACAGGGCCGCGCCGCGCTGCACGGCCTCGCGCACGAAGGCCTTGTCGATGGGCGCTTCGTTGCTGCGGATATGCTGGGCGGCGGTGGGGAAAGAAACCAGCAACAGCAGCAACACCTTGCCGGCTGAGCTGAGCCGGCGGAAAAGAACCGGGAGTGAAAAGTAGGGCATAACGGAAGGAGTTGATGAAGGCCCAAACCAACCTACCCCACCGGCCCCACCCAACGCCTTTTCACCAACGGCCCGGAATTAGGGCCCAACGACGGCTAGCCCGGACCAACAGCCACTGGGTTGCTGATTTGTCGTTCGTCCTGCTTTCTCGTTCTTTCGTCCTTCCTGGGCGCTGGAGCCTGTGGGCCTTTGTACTTTCGCCGATAGGCAATATGGCAGCCTACTGCTCACTCAAACGCCCCTTATGCGCAGCCCACGAACCTGGAACCGTAAAATCTGGTGGCACCTTCTGGCCTGGGTGGCCGGCTACCTGGCCGCCAGCCTCGACCTTATCCGGGGCGGGCAGGTATACCGGCTGGCCGCCGATACGCTCTGGCTGCCCAACGCCGTCTGGACCCTGGCCAACGCAACTCTTTTCTACGCCAACACGCTCTGGCTCATGCCCCGGCGCCTGCGCACCGGCGGCTGGTGGGCTTACCTGCCGGCGCTGCTGCCGGTGCTGCTGGTTGTGTCGCTGGTGGAAGTATACACCGTCTACGCCTTCCACGATTACTACGCGCTGCGGCCGCCCCGCCGGTTCTGGTTTGCCCTGCATCAGGAAGTGGTGCACAACCTTATCATCGTGTTTCTGGCCTTTACCTACCGCTACGTGCAGGAGCTGATGGCCCGGCAGCGCACCGAGCACGAGCGGGCCCAGCAGCAGCTTACCGCCGAGCTGCAGTTTCTCAAGGCCCAGGTCAATCCGCATTTTCTCTTTAACACACTCAACAACATCTTTGCCCAGGCCCGGCAGGAACAGGCCCCTACCACGGCGCGCAGCGTAGCCAAGCTGGCCCACATGATGCGCTACCAGCTTTACGAGAGCAACGTGCCGTTGGTGGAGGCCGAGCGGGAGCTGCAGTACATCCGCGACTTTATCGAGCTCCAACAAATGCGCTTTGCCGCCGACCAGGCCGTGCGCATCAGCCTGGATGAAGCCGGCCCGCTAGCTGCCGTGCAGCTGCCGCCCATGCTGCTGCTGCCCTTCGTGGAAAATGCCTTCAAGCACGGCGTAAGTCTGCGCCAGGCTTCGTTTATTGCCATCGAGCTGAGCGCCGCCGAGCCTGGGCAGCTGCGGTTTAGCGTGCGCAACAGCCTGGCGCCACGCACGCACGAGTCCCTGCCCACGGCCGGCGGCATCGGGCTGGAAAACGTGCGCCGCCGACTGGCCCTGCTCTATCCCGGCCGGCATGAGCTGCAGGTAAAAGCCGCTCCCGATACGTTTTCCATCTGCCTTACCCTGGACCTCGCCCCATGAGCCTCCCGCTGACCTGTATTGCCATCGACGATGAGCCCCTGGCTCTGGACGTGCTGCGCGACTACGCCCGCCTCACGCCCGCCCTGCACCTGACCCACACGTTCCAGGACGCCATTCAGGCCCTTACTTATCTGCAGGCCCACCCCGTCGACCTGCTCTTTCTGGACGTGAACATGCCCGATTTGTCCGGCATTCAGCTGCTCAAGGCCCTGCGCCACCCGCCTCTGGTGGTGTTCACCACGGCCTACACCGAGTACGCCGTGAAAAGCTACGACTTCGACGCCGTGGATTACCTGCTGAAGCCCATCGAGTTTGACCGGTTCCTCAGAGCCGTGCACAAAGCCACCGATGCCCTGCCCCGACCGTCACCCGCTCCGGTGGCACCCTCGGCCGCGCCGCTACCCAGCCCGGAATTTGTCTTTCTGAAAAGCGGCCCGCAGCTGGTGCGCCTGCGCCTGGATGAAATCCTGTACGTGGAAGCCGACCGTAACTACTGCACCTTCGTGACGACCATGCGCAAGGTATCGGTGCTGATGACGCTGCAGGAAGCCGCCGCGCTGCTGCCCGCCGCGCATTTTGTGCGGGTGCACAAATCGTTTATCGTGGCCTTGCGGCAGGTGCAGCTCATCGAGCGGCATCAGGTGCAGGTCGGCCCGGCCGTGCTGCCCGTGGGCAAAGCCTTTTGGGAGCAGCTCTACCGGGCCGCGCAGGCAGGCTAAGGCCGTTGTGCGCCGCTCCTTGCCCATTTTTACTTCATCGTAATTATATAGTTGGGCCTGCCGGGCGACGTGAATATGCTTCCATAATGGGAGCTGCCTGTTATTTTTGAAGCCCATTTTATACTACCTCTATGCCTGCTGCCACCCCGAATCATCCTGTTCCGGTCCTCGAGACGGCCCGCCTGTGGCTGCGCGGCTACCACCCTGACGACCTGCCGGCCTTTGTGGCTATGTTCCAGAACCCGGATTTCTACCGTTACCTCACCGGCAAGCCCCTGGGCGAGGAAGACGTGTGGGTGGCCATTATGCGCAGCGCCGGGCACTGGGTGCTGAAGGGCTTCGGCTTCTGGGCCGTGGAAGAAAAGGCTACAGGTCATTTTATCGGCTCCATCGGCTTTGTCGACCGGAAGCGCGACATCGTCCCTCCTATTGGCGACGCGCCGGAAATTGGC
Above is a genomic segment from Hymenobacter cellulosivorans containing:
- a CDS encoding sensor histidine kinase, whose protein sequence is MRSPRTWNRKIWWHLLAWVAGYLAASLDLIRGGQVYRLAADTLWLPNAVWTLANATLFYANTLWLMPRRLRTGGWWAYLPALLPVLLVVSLVEVYTVYAFHDYYALRPPRRFWFALHQEVVHNLIIVFLAFTYRYVQELMARQRTEHERAQQQLTAELQFLKAQVNPHFLFNTLNNIFAQARQEQAPTTARSVAKLAHMMRYQLYESNVPLVEAERELQYIRDFIELQQMRFAADQAVRISLDEAGPLAAVQLPPMLLLPFVENAFKHGVSLRQASFIAIELSAAEPGQLRFSVRNSLAPRTHESLPTAGGIGLENVRRRLALLYPGRHELQVKAAPDTFSICLTLDLAP
- a CDS encoding S41 family peptidase, producing the protein MPYFSLPVLFRRLSSAGKVLLLLLVSFPTAAQHIRSNEAPIDKAFVREAVQRGAALFEQEYIYPAVARKTSQLLLRNLQKGRYDAITDIHALATRLTADMRTVCPDQHVGWRVQAPRPATAAPRPSGINVKGFYRVDILPGNVGYLEVRAFPDESVAAHQVVGAMTYLSGCDAVILDFRQNGGGSLLKDLLLGYFFPKPVHLNDIVSRDYVEHEYSQPVQVRLRRLKLDSASNQLRADTLLRVPSKLQQAPVYVLTSSRTFSAAEAVAYELKALKRGLTVGETTRGGANPVGGKAVNERLLLRIPFAHVENAVTKANWEGVGVPPDIPVKATHALETAHLEALKRLIEQAPTPEAKQRLTWDLETARALYRPAPLDPVAAERYVGSFDFEQIVREQGRLFRLDRGYPVALTPLGPHTFVVDEELRFEFQPDASGAITSLTLLRKDGSLVSLPRRATGEKPASASQ
- a CDS encoding LytR/AlgR family response regulator transcription factor, whose product is MSLPLTCIAIDDEPLALDVLRDYARLTPALHLTHTFQDAIQALTYLQAHPVDLLFLDVNMPDLSGIQLLKALRHPPLVVFTTAYTEYAVKSYDFDAVDYLLKPIEFDRFLRAVHKATDALPRPSPAPVAPSAAPLPSPEFVFLKSGPQLVRLRLDEILYVEADRNYCTFVTTMRKVSVLMTLQEAAALLPAAHFVRVHKSFIVALRQVQLIERHQVQVGPAVLPVGKAFWEQLYRAAQAG
- a CDS encoding GNAT family N-acetyltransferase, which translates into the protein MPAATPNHPVPVLETARLWLRGYHPDDLPAFVAMFQNPDFYRYLTGKPLGEEDVWVAIMRSAGHWVLKGFGFWAVEEKATGHFIGSIGFVDRKRDIVPPIGDAPEIGWLLDPAVHGQGLATEAVQAVIAWGDKHFQGARTVCLMDPDNEASRRLAEKFGYREYARTTYHDEPALLLERPAQSESQKA